A genomic region of Ensifer adhaerens contains the following coding sequences:
- a CDS encoding AzlD family protein — protein sequence MIVDLNTLLAIFAMAAATIATRIGGLVLIRYVTIGEGQKRALEAIPPAVLMAVIAPTALVTGPAETIAAAATAVAATRLPLLASVAVGVISVALLRQVLGGAW from the coding sequence GTGATCGTCGATCTCAACACATTGCTTGCGATTTTCGCCATGGCGGCCGCGACAATCGCGACCCGTATCGGCGGGCTCGTGCTCATCCGCTACGTGACGATCGGAGAGGGGCAGAAACGCGCCCTTGAGGCCATTCCGCCGGCGGTTCTGATGGCGGTCATCGCTCCGACGGCACTGGTTACCGGTCCGGCCGAAACGATTGCGGCTGCGGCGACGGCCGTTGCTGCAACCAGGCTGCCGCTCCTGGCATCCGTTGCCGTCGGGGTAATTTCGGTAGCGCTATTGCGTCAGGTTTTGGGCGGCGCCTGGTAG